In one window of Zingiber officinale cultivar Zhangliang chromosome 11A, Zo_v1.1, whole genome shotgun sequence DNA:
- the LOC122031744 gene encoding mediator of RNA polymerase II transcription subunit 9-like has product MDHQFGGGSWMMIPTQNPLSHDFHSLQPQFSSQQQPPPPPLQQQQHPSLASHFHLLPLVERLSEAIDIGNRDQHYESLVTELNTQFKKCQQLLDSISENISSKSMTVEGQNQKLEETNRQLGQRRDLIMKYRSHVEDLVKPENSR; this is encoded by the exons ATGGATCATCAGTTCGGCGGTGGGAGCTGGATGATGATCCCGACTCAGAATCCGCTAAGTCATGACTTCCATTCACTCCAGCCCCAATTTTCGTCGCAGCAACAACCGCCGCCGCCACCGCTCCAGCAGCAGCAGCACCCGTCGTTGGCCTCTCACTTCCATCTTCTACCT TTAGTAGAACGGTTATCAGAAGCAATTGATATTGGAAACCGTGATCAACACTACGAGTCATTG GTTACTGAACTGAATACACAATTTAAAAAGTGTCAGCAACTcttagactctatttcagaaaaCATCAGTTCAAAATCTATG ACTGTTGAAGGACAAAACCAAAAGTTGGAAGAAACTAATCGACAACTTGGTCAAAGGAG GGATCTGATTATGAAGTATAGAAGTCATGTGGAAGATCTGGTTAAGCCCGAGAATAGTAGATGA
- the LOC122031654 gene encoding probable mannitol dehydrogenase has product MLDRKNGENDVTIKILYCGICHSDLHSVKNGWQNSVYPIVPGHEIVGVVTEVGGKVGRFKLGDHAGVDCMVNSCRSWHECARHHENYCPGMIMTCNATDADGTVTYGGYSDSIVVEEHFAVKFPAGMPLDRSAPLLCAGITVYSPMKRFGLDVPGKHIEVVGLGGLGHVAVKFGKAFGAKVTVISTSPSKRQEAVERLGANAFLVSKDPDEMKGAWGTMDGIINTVSAAHDVTPWLFLLKTSGQMIMVGAPLKPLEIYAFPLLLGGKSIVGSIIGGMKETQEMIDFAGLVAE; this is encoded by the exons ATGCTTGACAGGAAAAATGGGGAGAACGATGTGACCATCAAGATCTTGTACTGCGGAATCTGCCACTCCGACCTCCACTCCGTCAAGAACGGGTGGCAAAACTCCGTCTACCCGATCGTGCCTGG TCACGAGATCGTCGGCGTTGTCACCGAGGTGGGAGGCAAGGTGGGCAGGTTCAAGTTGGGCGACCACGCCGGCGTCGACTGCATGGTCAACTCCTGCCGCAGCTGGCACGAGTGTGCGCGGCACCACGAGAACTACTGCCCCGGCATGATCATGACCTGCAACGCCACCGACGCCGACGGCACCGTCACCTACGGCGGCTACTCCGACTCCATCGTGGTGGAGGAGCACTTCGCGGTGAAGTTCCCAGCGGGCATGCCGCTCGACCGCAGCGCTCCTCTACTCTGCGCCGGCATCACGGTCTACAGCCCCATGAAGCGCTTCGGGTTAGATGTCCCCGGGAAGCACATCGAAGTGGTGGGCCTCGGCGGGCTCGGCCACGTCGCCGTCAAGTTCGGCAAGGCCTTCGGCGCGAAGGTGACGGTGATCAGCACGTCGCCGAGCAAAAGGCAGGAGGCCGTCGAGCGACTGGGCGCCAACGCTTTCCTGGTCAGCAAAGACCCAGATGAGATGAAGGGCGCTTGGGGGACCATGGACGGCATAATCAACACTGTCTCAGCAGCTCATGATGTAACTCCATGGCTGTTTCTTCTCAAAACTTCTGGACAAATGATCATGGTTGGTGCACCATTGAAGCCATTAGAGATCTATGCTTTCCCCTTACTTCTAG GTGGGAAATCTATCGTAGGGAGTATAATTGGTGGGATGAAGGAGACTCAGGAGATGATAGATTTTGCAGGTCTGGTAGCTGAATGA
- the LOC122030868 gene encoding protein ROOT HAIR DEFECTIVE 3-like isoform X1 encodes MDQDGYSVQLIDGDGAFNFTGIEHFTKITKMGDCGLSYAVVSIMGPQSSGKSTLLNHLFGTDFREMDAFRGRSQTTKGIWLAKCAKIEPFTVVMDLEGTDGRERGEDDTTFEKQSALFALAVSDIVLINMWCHDIGREQAANKPLLKTVFQVMMRLFSPRKTTLLFVIRDKTKTPLENLEPVLREDIQKIWDNVPKPEAHKDTPLSEFFNVEVVALSSYEEKEELFKEQVATLRQRFYHSIAPGGLAGDRRGVVPASGFSFSAQQIWKVIKDNKDLDLPAHKVMVATVRCEEIANEKFACFSTDEDWLQLEEVVQHSIVPGFGKKVSAILDKCLTGYDTEVFFFDEAVRTSKRQQLESKLLHLVNPSYQTMLGHIRSKNLEDFKGSLDKALESGEGFASAALDCTKSFMKKFDKDCEDATIEQVDWDTSKIRDKLRRDIDAHLASVRSAKISQLNALYEGQLNKALAEPVEALLDAAADDTWSSIKNLLQRETESATSGFASALATFDLDQATMDKMIERLKQYGRSVVESKAREEAGRVLIRMKDRFSTLFSRDEDSMPRIWTGKEDIKAITKAARSASLKLLSVMAATRLDDESDKIAETLSLALMDTSNSAVKNRSIQTTDLLASSSWQEVPAATTLITPVQCQNLWRQFKAETEYTVTQAISAQEANKRNNSVLPPPWAIAAMLVLGFNEFMTLLRNPLYLGVIFVVFLVGKAIWVQLDIPGEFRNGAVSVKSFRVQLPGLLSLSTKFLPTVMNILKKLADEGQRAAAPPGQRKQEDDESKAYRNGVPSNATSDTSSSVTSSSDQGFEYTSPLTQ; translated from the exons ATGGATCAAGATGGTTATTCTGTTCAACTTATTGATGGAGATGGTGCTTTCAATTTTACCGGCATTGAACATTTCACAAAGATAACAAAGATGGGTGATTGTGGATTGTCCTATGCAGTGGTCTCTATAATGGGTCCACAGAGTAGCG GAAAGAGTACTCTTTTAAACCATTTATTTGGTACTGACTTTAGAGAGATGGATGCTTTCAGAGGAAG GTCACAGACTACCAAAGGTATTTGGTTGGCAAAGTGTGCCAAGATTGAACCATTTACTGTTGTTATGGATTTGGAAGGTACCGACggaagagagagaggagag GATGATACTACTTTCGAGAAGCAGAGTGCCCTTTTTGCTTTAGCAGTTTCGGATATAGTGCTTATAAACAT GTGGTGTCATGATATTGGTAGAGAACAAGCTGCAAACAAGCCTCTCTTAAAGACAGTGTTTCAG GTCATGATGCGATTATTTAGTCCACGAAAAACAACATTGTTATTCGTCATACGGGACAAAACTAAG ACACCCCTTGAAAATTTGGAGCCTGTTCTGAGAGAGGATATTCAAAAA ATATGGGACAATGTACCCAAACCAGAAGCTCATAAAGACACTCCACTAAGTGAATTTTTCAAT GTAGAAGTTGTGGCTCTTTCAAGCTACGAAGAGAAGGAAGAGCTATTCAAGGAGCAG GTTGCAACTTTAAGGCAACGGTTCTATCATTCTATTGCACCTGGTGGGCTTGCTGGGGATCGACGAGGTGTTGTTCCAGCTTCAGGATTTTCATTTAGTGCTCAACAGATATGGAAGGTTATCAAGGACAATAAAGACCTTGACCTTCCAGCACACAAG GTTATGGTGGCTACTGTACGCTGTGAAGAAATTGCTAATGAAAAATTTGCTTGCTTTAGCACTGATGAG GATTGGCTTCAACTTGAGGAGGTTGTGCAACATAGCATAGTCCCAGGGTTTGGGAAGAAGGTTTCTGCCATTCTTGACAAGTGCTTAACTGG GTACGACACAGAAGTTTTTTTCTTTGACGAAGCGGTTAGGACTTCAAAGAGACAACAGCTGGAATCAAAGCTTTTAcat ttggtaAATCCTTCTTATCAAACCATGTTGGGCCATATACGTTCAAAAAATTTAGAAGATTTCAAAGGTTCATTGGATAAGGCCCTTGAAAGTGGAGAAGGATTTGCCAGTGCTGCACTTGATTGCACTAAATCTTTTATGAAAAAGTTTGACAAAGATTGTGAAG ATGCAACTATTGAGCAAGTTGATTGGGATACTTCCAAGATCCGGGATAAGCTTCGACGTGATATTGATGCTCATCTAGCTTCAGTTCGGTCTGCAAAAATTTCCCAGCTTAATGCACTGTATGAG GGCCAACTTAATAAAGCCCTTGCAGAACCTGTAGAAGCTCTTCTTGATGCAGCTGCTGATGATACCTGGTCCTCAATAAAAAATCTTCTTCAGCGAGAGACTGAATCAGCAACCTCTGGATTTGCTTCTGCCCTTGCAACATTTGATCTTGACCAGGCAACTATGGATAAAATGATTGAGAGACTTAAACAATATGGAAGGTCAGTGGTTGAATCTAAGGCAAGAGAAGAGGCCGGAAGAGTTCTGATTCGTATGAAGGATAG ATTCTCTACATTGTTCAGTCGTGATGAAGACTCTATGCCAAGAATTTGGACAGGAAAAGAAGACATAAAAGCAATCACAAAAGCTGCTCGCTCTGCA TCTCTAAAATTGCTGTCTGTAATGGCTGCTACTCGCCTGGATGATGAATCTGATAAAATCGCAGAAACTCTTTCACTTGCTTTGATGGATACTTCAAACAGTGCTGTGAAAAATAGAAGCATTCAAACCACGGATCTGTTAGCTTCAAGTTCGTGGCAAGAG GTTCCAGCTGCAACAACTTTGATTACTCCCGTCCAGTGCCAAAATTTGTGGAGGCAATTCAAGGCAGAAACAGAATACACTGTCACTCAGGCCATTTCTGCTCAG GAAGCCAATAAGCGTAACAACAGTGTTTTACCTCCTCCATGGGCAATTGCTGCTATGTTAGTCTTGGGATTTAATGAATTTATGACTCTTCTTAG AAATCCTTTGTACCTTGGTGTCATTTTTGTTGTCTTTTTAGTTGGCAAAGCCATTTGGGTTCAGCTCGATATACCCGGTGAATTTCGCAATGGCGCTGTGAGTGTGAAGTCTTTCAGAGTTCAA CTTCCGGGGCTTCTCTCCTTATCCACAAAGTTTCTCCCAACAGTGATGAACATCCTTAAGAAATTAGCAGACGAGGGTCAAAGAGCTGCAGCTCCACCAGGTCAGAGGAAACAGGAAGATGATGAGTCTAAAGCATATAGGAATGGAGTACCCAGCAATGCAACCTCAGATACATCCTCTAGTGTAACCTCATCATCCGATCAAGGGTTTGAATACACAAGTCCGCTAACACAATGA
- the LOC122030868 gene encoding protein ROOT HAIR DEFECTIVE 3-like isoform X2 — translation MDQDGYSVQLIDGDGAFNFTGIEHFTKITKMGDCGLSYAVVSIMGPQSSGKSTLLNHLFGTDFREMDAFRGRSQTTKGIWLAKCAKIEPFTVVMDLEGTDGRERGEDDTTFEKQSALFALAVSDIVLINMWCHDIGREQAANKPLLKTVFQVMMRLFSPRKTTLLFVIRDKTKTPLENLEPVLREDIQKIWDNVPKPEAHKDTPLSEFFNVEVVALSSYEEKEELFKEQVATLRQRFYHSIAPGGLAGDRRGVVPASGFSFSAQQIWKVIKDNKDLDLPAHKVMVATVRCEEIANEKFACFSTDEDWLQLEEVVQHSIVPGFGKKVSAILDKCLTGYDTEVFFFDEAVRTSKRQQLESKLLHLVNPSYQTMLGHIRSKNLEDFKGSLDKALESGEGFASAALDCTKSFMKKFDKDCEDATIEQVDWDTSKIRDKLRRDIDAHLASVRSAKISQLNALYEGQLNKALAEPVEALLDAAADDTWSSIKNLLQRETESATSGFASALATFDLDQATMDKMIERLKQYGRSVVESKAREEAGRVLIRMKDRFSTLFSRDEDSMPRIWTGKEDIKAITKAARSASLKLLSVMAATRLDDESDKIAETLSLALMDTSNSAVKNRSIQTTDLLASSSWQEVPAATTLITPVQCQNLWRQFKAETEYTVTQAISAQEANKRNNSVLPPPWAIAAMLVLGFNEFMTLLRNPLYLGVIFVVFLVGKAIWVQLDIPGEFRNGALPGLLSLSTKFLPTVMNILKKLADEGQRAAAPPGQRKQEDDESKAYRNGVPSNATSDTSSSVTSSSDQGFEYTSPLTQ, via the exons ATGGATCAAGATGGTTATTCTGTTCAACTTATTGATGGAGATGGTGCTTTCAATTTTACCGGCATTGAACATTTCACAAAGATAACAAAGATGGGTGATTGTGGATTGTCCTATGCAGTGGTCTCTATAATGGGTCCACAGAGTAGCG GAAAGAGTACTCTTTTAAACCATTTATTTGGTACTGACTTTAGAGAGATGGATGCTTTCAGAGGAAG GTCACAGACTACCAAAGGTATTTGGTTGGCAAAGTGTGCCAAGATTGAACCATTTACTGTTGTTATGGATTTGGAAGGTACCGACggaagagagagaggagag GATGATACTACTTTCGAGAAGCAGAGTGCCCTTTTTGCTTTAGCAGTTTCGGATATAGTGCTTATAAACAT GTGGTGTCATGATATTGGTAGAGAACAAGCTGCAAACAAGCCTCTCTTAAAGACAGTGTTTCAG GTCATGATGCGATTATTTAGTCCACGAAAAACAACATTGTTATTCGTCATACGGGACAAAACTAAG ACACCCCTTGAAAATTTGGAGCCTGTTCTGAGAGAGGATATTCAAAAA ATATGGGACAATGTACCCAAACCAGAAGCTCATAAAGACACTCCACTAAGTGAATTTTTCAAT GTAGAAGTTGTGGCTCTTTCAAGCTACGAAGAGAAGGAAGAGCTATTCAAGGAGCAG GTTGCAACTTTAAGGCAACGGTTCTATCATTCTATTGCACCTGGTGGGCTTGCTGGGGATCGACGAGGTGTTGTTCCAGCTTCAGGATTTTCATTTAGTGCTCAACAGATATGGAAGGTTATCAAGGACAATAAAGACCTTGACCTTCCAGCACACAAG GTTATGGTGGCTACTGTACGCTGTGAAGAAATTGCTAATGAAAAATTTGCTTGCTTTAGCACTGATGAG GATTGGCTTCAACTTGAGGAGGTTGTGCAACATAGCATAGTCCCAGGGTTTGGGAAGAAGGTTTCTGCCATTCTTGACAAGTGCTTAACTGG GTACGACACAGAAGTTTTTTTCTTTGACGAAGCGGTTAGGACTTCAAAGAGACAACAGCTGGAATCAAAGCTTTTAcat ttggtaAATCCTTCTTATCAAACCATGTTGGGCCATATACGTTCAAAAAATTTAGAAGATTTCAAAGGTTCATTGGATAAGGCCCTTGAAAGTGGAGAAGGATTTGCCAGTGCTGCACTTGATTGCACTAAATCTTTTATGAAAAAGTTTGACAAAGATTGTGAAG ATGCAACTATTGAGCAAGTTGATTGGGATACTTCCAAGATCCGGGATAAGCTTCGACGTGATATTGATGCTCATCTAGCTTCAGTTCGGTCTGCAAAAATTTCCCAGCTTAATGCACTGTATGAG GGCCAACTTAATAAAGCCCTTGCAGAACCTGTAGAAGCTCTTCTTGATGCAGCTGCTGATGATACCTGGTCCTCAATAAAAAATCTTCTTCAGCGAGAGACTGAATCAGCAACCTCTGGATTTGCTTCTGCCCTTGCAACATTTGATCTTGACCAGGCAACTATGGATAAAATGATTGAGAGACTTAAACAATATGGAAGGTCAGTGGTTGAATCTAAGGCAAGAGAAGAGGCCGGAAGAGTTCTGATTCGTATGAAGGATAG ATTCTCTACATTGTTCAGTCGTGATGAAGACTCTATGCCAAGAATTTGGACAGGAAAAGAAGACATAAAAGCAATCACAAAAGCTGCTCGCTCTGCA TCTCTAAAATTGCTGTCTGTAATGGCTGCTACTCGCCTGGATGATGAATCTGATAAAATCGCAGAAACTCTTTCACTTGCTTTGATGGATACTTCAAACAGTGCTGTGAAAAATAGAAGCATTCAAACCACGGATCTGTTAGCTTCAAGTTCGTGGCAAGAG GTTCCAGCTGCAACAACTTTGATTACTCCCGTCCAGTGCCAAAATTTGTGGAGGCAATTCAAGGCAGAAACAGAATACACTGTCACTCAGGCCATTTCTGCTCAG GAAGCCAATAAGCGTAACAACAGTGTTTTACCTCCTCCATGGGCAATTGCTGCTATGTTAGTCTTGGGATTTAATGAATTTATGACTCTTCTTAG AAATCCTTTGTACCTTGGTGTCATTTTTGTTGTCTTTTTAGTTGGCAAAGCCATTTGGGTTCAGCTCGATATACCCGGTGAATTTCGCAATGGCGCT CTTCCGGGGCTTCTCTCCTTATCCACAAAGTTTCTCCCAACAGTGATGAACATCCTTAAGAAATTAGCAGACGAGGGTCAAAGAGCTGCAGCTCCACCAGGTCAGAGGAAACAGGAAGATGATGAGTCTAAAGCATATAGGAATGGAGTACCCAGCAATGCAACCTCAGATACATCCTCTAGTGTAACCTCATCATCCGATCAAGGGTTTGAATACACAAGTCCGCTAACACAATGA